The following are encoded together in the Acidobacteriota bacterium genome:
- a CDS encoding ABC transporter ATP-binding protein has translation MLEIRNLTKRYGKTVAVDGVSLRLEKQEFFCLLGPSGCGKSTILRMIAGFENQDAGEILLNGKDISRLPPYRRDVNMVFQNYALFPHLNVYGNVAYGLRIRKKPKGEIRERVTKALAQVELPGYDDRMPSQLSGGQKQRVALARALVNEPSVLLLDEPMSALDKKISEQMRRELKDLQKQVGITFVYVTHNQTEALALADRVAVMNAGRVEQAGTPRGIYESPDTVFTAGFIGSMNFFPGTVRSADEGSCRIDLFDACPVTLSVPGGAAAGDKVLFCLRPERLKLSLLPPEPYENALQGEILGSVYLGETTVFDIRLNTGDVVSVNVQNYLSALGEGFFEAGEAVNVLWSRTSGRVIHA, from the coding sequence ATGCTCGAAATCCGCAACCTGACCAAGCGTTACGGGAAGACGGTGGCGGTGGACGGCGTCTCCCTCCGCCTGGAGAAGCAGGAGTTCTTCTGCCTCCTGGGGCCCAGCGGCTGCGGGAAGAGCACCATCCTTCGGATGATCGCGGGCTTCGAAAACCAGGACGCCGGCGAAATCCTCCTGAACGGAAAGGACATTTCCAGGCTTCCGCCCTACCGGCGCGACGTCAACATGGTCTTCCAGAACTACGCGCTCTTCCCCCACCTGAACGTGTACGGCAACGTGGCCTACGGGCTTCGGATCCGGAAAAAGCCGAAGGGGGAAATCCGGGAGCGGGTGACGAAGGCCCTCGCCCAGGTGGAACTCCCGGGTTACGACGATCGGATGCCCTCCCAGCTCTCCGGCGGGCAGAAGCAGCGGGTGGCCCTGGCGCGCGCCCTGGTGAACGAGCCGTCCGTTCTCCTGCTGGACGAGCCCATGAGCGCCCTGGACAAGAAGATCTCCGAGCAGATGCGCCGCGAGCTGAAAGACCTCCAGAAGCAGGTGGGCATCACCTTCGTCTACGTGACCCACAACCAGACCGAGGCGCTGGCCCTGGCCGACCGGGTGGCGGTGATGAACGCGGGCCGGGTGGAGCAGGCCGGCACGCCCCGGGGGATCTACGAGTCGCCCGACACGGTCTTCACGGCGGGCTTCATCGGCTCCATGAACTTTTTCCCGGGCACGGTGCGGTCGGCGGACGAGGGGTCCTGCCGGATCGACCTGTTCGACGCCTGCCCCGTCACCCTCAGCGTCCCCGGGGGGGCCGCCGCCGGGGACAAGGTCCTCTTCTGCCTCCGGCCGGAGCGCCTCAAGCTCAGCCTTCTCCCGCCGGAGCCCTACGAGAACGCCCTGCAGGGGGAGATCCTGGGGTCGGTCTACCTGGGGGAGACCACGGTCTTCGACATCCGGCTGAACACGGGGGACGTCGTCTCCGTGAACGTCCAGAACTACCTTTCGGCCCTGGGGGAGGGGTTCTTCGAGGCGGGGGAGGCGGTCAACGTCCTCTGGAGCCGGACCTCGGGGCGGGTGATCCATGCCTAG
- a CDS encoding type II toxin-antitoxin system VapC family toxin, with the protein MIVVDTNVIAALLLAGEHARSAEALRRFDGDWIAPLLWRSEFRNVLSHYVRRGGLSLEEAQEVMEDAEALMRNSEYPVASRAVLDLAARSGCTAYDCEFVALAIASKTRLVTLDKQVLDCFPSSAVHLDAAR; encoded by the coding sequence GTGATCGTGGTCGATACCAACGTCATCGCGGCTCTTCTACTGGCGGGAGAACATGCCCGGTCCGCCGAGGCCCTGCGGCGATTTGACGGCGATTGGATCGCCCCGTTGCTATGGCGAAGCGAGTTTCGGAACGTCCTGAGCCATTACGTGCGCCGGGGCGGGTTGAGCTTGGAGGAGGCCCAGGAAGTCATGGAGGATGCCGAGGCCCTGATGCGGAATTCGGAATACCCGGTGGCCTCAAGGGCAGTCCTGGATCTGGCCGCGAGATCGGGATGCACCGCCTATGACTGCGAGTTCGTCGCGTTGGCTATTGCTTCGAAGACCCGTCTGGTCACCCTGGACAAGCAGGTGCTGGATTGCTTTCCCAGTTCGGCCGTCCATTTAGACGCAGCACGATGA
- a CDS encoding Arc family DNA-binding protein, translating to MPTLTIKNLPPELYERLKERARLHRRSLNSEVIVCLEKAEGPGFGSEEEILVKARHWRERTASLPLSDDEITQAKREGRA from the coding sequence ATGCCTACACTCACCATAAAAAACCTGCCCCCGGAGTTGTACGAACGCCTCAAGGAACGAGCCCGGCTACATCGTCGCAGCCTCAACAGCGAGGTCATCGTCTGCCTCGAGAAAGCGGAAGGTCCGGGTTTCGGGTCCGAAGAAGAGATCCTGGTCAAGGCCAGGCACTGGCGAGAGCGGACGGCGTCGCTTCCGCTCTCGGACGATGAAATCACCCAAGCCAAGCGGGAGGGGCGAGCGTGA